CTATCGCTCGACCCTGCTTCATAAGTCTACGGACCGCGTGAACGGGCAGGAGGAATTGAAGGCGGCTTATGGTTCCGAATTGGCGATTGCGCCGAAGACAAAGCAATAGAGCATTCATAGAGTGCGTTCTGCTGCGACGCACTTCCTTATGGTAAGGCGCCCCGCGGTGAAACGGGGCGCTTTTCTTCCTCACATCGGCATCGGATACTTCCGATGCACCTGCTCGATCTCGGCCAATGCCTCCTCGGGTAGCGTCACATAAGCTGAAGCGATATCGGTTTCGAGCTGCGCCATCGTCGTCGCGCCGATGATGACGGAAGTCATGAAGGGCTTGGTAAGGCAGTAGGCCAGCGCCAGCTTCGACGGGTCGATATCGTATTTGGCGGCAATTTCGAGATAGGCCTTGACCGGCGGCTCCTGCAGCGGCTGCAGGCGGCCGCCGATATCGAGATTGATCGAGCCGCGCGAACCGGCCGGACGGGCACCACCGACATATTTGCCGGTGAGGATGCCGCCGGCGAGCGGCGAATAGGCGAGCAGGCCTACATCTTCGTGATGCGACAGTTCAGCCAGATCGAGGTCGAAATGGCGGTAGAGGAGGTTGTATTCGTTCTGCGTGGTGGCGACGCGCGGCAGGCCCTTCTGCTCTGCAATCGTGAGATATTTTTGGATGCCCCAGGTCGTCTCGTTCGAGAGGCCGACGGCGCGGATCTTGCCGGCCTTCACCAGCTCGCCCATCGTCTCCAGGATCTCGGTGATCTCGGCGATGACTTTCTCGCGATCCTGGTTGAAGGGATTATAACGCCAGTTCTGGCGGAAATGGAAATGACCGCGGTTCGGCCAGTGAACCTGATAGAGGTCGATATAGTCGGTCTTCAGCCGCTTCAGGCTGGCATCAACAGCTGCATTGATATTGGCAGCATCCGGCCCC
The Rhizobium sp. 11515TR DNA segment above includes these coding regions:
- a CDS encoding aldo/keto reductase, translated to MKYKNLGRTDISVSQICLGTMTWGTQNSEAEAHEQMDYAVQKGINFFDTAEMYPTTPVGPETQGRTEEYIGTWFEKTGKRKDVVLATKVAGPGREYLRGGQGPDAANINAAVDASLKRLKTDYIDLYQVHWPNRGHFHFRQNWRYNPFNQDREKVIAEITEILETMGELVKAGKIRAVGLSNETTWGIQKYLTIAEQKGLPRVATTQNEYNLLYRHFDLDLAELSHHEDVGLLAYSPLAGGILTGKYVGGARPAGSRGSINLDIGGRLQPLQEPPVKAYLEIAAKYDIDPSKLALAYCLTKPFMTSVIIGATTMAQLETDIASAYVTLPEEALAEIEQVHRKYPMPM